Proteins encoded by one window of Metamycoplasma subdolum:
- a CDS encoding GGDEF domain-containing protein has translation MKKSKSLILLIVISLFLLLIPTVLFVLGLFYLKPNMQILIGVSYVIWLIILISLVVAILKVLPKRLNLLKNSLNYYTEQEIAKHNLGLIIFTNSGEIIWTSDFIRKRFGDEIIGKNIKRLLNINEWTNDNQHLKMIHENSHYEVFVNLEKNIATLQDETIMNQILKDYESQRIVYGEISIDNLSLFQSTLSEEELFKIYTAVVNILKKISKKYDLVYRQYENGHYLVIITKETLDQFEANEFSFLNKISDSADLPKDIKLTLSAGFAYGIYRFDVLSALAKSALLQSETRGGNQVTVLTKNEKPRNYGSFSEIQINESRTNVAFIAQTLIEKIQSKSINKVIIYGHKNADLDALGSSYALWKLSKAFGKEAYIQNKTFDDTTQRIINSTLIENRDEIFVAPKEATKLNDDNTLVILTDNSELQRIENKLALKNIRKENIFVLDHHRIAKNPDYVIPKNTHIDSSASSASEIVTEIISLTSNSDKIDAVTAQLLLDGIYLDTNIFKKQTSFKTFQAASILSSWGASTKEAVLALKVNEEIYQKINHLLKNLQEVKPGFYLAYAGDIVISNDIIAAASDEILRVEGRKAAFVVGKLPTGNYKMSARGINTNVQVIAEAVNGGGHFGTAAAESDETLEVFIDNIKQAIVSVKNESNID, from the coding sequence ATGAAAAAATCAAAATCACTTATCCTTTTAATTGTTATTTCTCTATTTTTACTGCTAATCCCAACAGTTTTATTTGTTTTGGGACTTTTTTATCTTAAACCCAATATGCAAATACTAATTGGTGTGAGTTATGTTATTTGATTAATTATTTTGATAAGTTTAGTTGTGGCAATTTTAAAAGTGTTGCCTAAAAGGCTTAATTTACTCAAAAATTCGCTTAATTACTATACTGAACAAGAAATTGCGAAACATAATTTAGGTTTAATAATTTTTACTAACTCAGGTGAAATTATTTGAACAAGCGATTTTATTAGAAAAAGATTTGGTGATGAAATAATTGGAAAAAATATCAAAAGACTTTTAAATATCAATGAATGAACAAATGATAATCAACACTTAAAAATGATTCATGAAAATTCTCATTATGAAGTATTTGTTAATCTTGAAAAAAATATTGCAACATTACAAGATGAAACAATCATGAACCAAATTTTGAAGGACTATGAAAGTCAAAGAATTGTTTATGGTGAAATAAGCATTGATAATTTAAGTTTATTTCAATCAACTTTATCTGAAGAAGAACTTTTCAAAATTTATACCGCTGTAGTTAACATTCTTAAAAAGATTTCAAAAAAATACGACTTAGTTTATCGTCAATATGAAAATGGTCACTATCTTGTAATTATTACAAAAGAAACTTTAGATCAATTTGAAGCAAATGAATTTAGTTTTTTAAACAAAATTTCTGACTCAGCAGATTTACCTAAAGATATTAAATTAACTCTTTCAGCAGGGTTCGCTTATGGGATTTATCGTTTTGATGTTCTAAGTGCATTAGCAAAAAGTGCCTTACTTCAAAGTGAAACCAGAGGCGGGAATCAAGTAACTGTGTTAACTAAAAATGAAAAACCAAGAAATTATGGTTCATTTTCAGAAATTCAAATTAACGAATCGAGAACAAACGTTGCTTTTATTGCCCAAACTTTAATTGAAAAAATTCAATCTAAATCAATTAATAAAGTAATTATTTATGGTCATAAAAATGCTGACTTAGATGCTCTTGGTTCATCATATGCTCTTTGAAAATTATCAAAAGCTTTTGGAAAAGAAGCATATATTCAAAACAAAACTTTTGATGATACTACTCAAAGAATTATTAATTCAACACTAATTGAAAATAGAGATGAAATTTTTGTTGCTCCAAAAGAAGCAACTAAATTAAATGATGATAATACTTTGGTTATTTTAACTGACAACTCTGAACTACAAAGAATTGAGAATAAATTAGCTTTAAAAAATATTAGAAAAGAAAACATTTTTGTTTTAGATCACCACAGAATTGCAAAGAACCCTGATTATGTTATTCCAAAGAATACACATATTGACTCTTCTGCATCTTCTGCAAGTGAAATTGTTACCGAAATAATTTCTTTAACTAGCAATAGTGACAAAATTGACGCAGTTACTGCTCAACTTTTACTTGACGGAATTTATCTTGACACTAATATTTTTAAAAAGCAAACAAGTTTTAAAACTTTCCAAGCTGCTTCTATTCTTTCAAGTTGAGGAGCAAGCACGAAAGAAGCAGTTTTAGCATTAAAAGTAAATGAAGAAATTTATCAAAAAATCAATCATTTATTAAAAAACTTACAAGAAGTAAAACCTGGATTTTATTTAGCTTATGCAGGTGATATCGTTATTTCAAACGATATTATTGCAGCAGCATCTGATGAAATCTTAAGAGTAGAAGGAAGAAAAGCAGCCTTTGTTGTTGGAAAACTACCCACTGGAAATTACAAAATGTCAGCTCGTGGAATCAATACCAACGTTCAAGTAATTGCTGAAGCAGTTAATGGCGGTGGTCACTTTGGAACCGCAGCAGCAGAAAGCGATGAAACATTAGAAGTTTTCATTGACAATATTAAACAAGCAATAGTGAGTGTGAAAAATGAAAGTAATATTGATTAA
- the rplI gene encoding 50S ribosomal protein L9 has translation MKVILIKPYQKYKVNEIIEVTDGFAKNFLIKNGYAQPVNKQTLANLDRIKTNIKTNLAQEIEDAHKIKEELEKITITFELKTHNNVVHGSITHKAIHKEVEKFGIKLPKNSITGDSLNTIGMHKVLIELHPQVKAFLNVLINEAK, from the coding sequence ATGAAAGTAATATTGATTAAACCATATCAAAAATACAAAGTAAATGAAATTATTGAAGTTACCGATGGATTTGCTAAAAATTTCTTAATAAAAAATGGGTATGCTCAGCCAGTTAATAAACAAACTTTAGCTAATTTAGACAGAATCAAAACTAACATAAAAACCAATTTAGCTCAAGAAATTGAAGATGCACACAAAATAAAAGAAGAACTTGAAAAAATCACCATCACTTTTGAACTTAAAACACACAATAATGTAGTTCACGGTTCAATAACGCATAAAGCCATTCACAAAGAAGTTGAAAAATTTGGAATCAAACTTCCAAAAAATTCAATCACAGGCGATTCTTTAAACACAATCGGAATGCACAAAGTTTTAATTGAACTTCATCCTCAAGTTAAAGCATTTCTAAATGTTTTAATTAATGAAGCAAAATAA